A DNA window from Zingiber officinale cultivar Zhangliang chromosome 3A, Zo_v1.1, whole genome shotgun sequence contains the following coding sequences:
- the LOC122050932 gene encoding uncharacterized protein LOC122050932, with amino-acid sequence MVEFFRMVITWEVGPSSSRQPYFTVRKGFSFQLFTDERPVLSPQTFQLFTDERNSPKNDLVPPPLPFELSAAIFYASTRCCQILVVLRFRTIFTSKITFTVKNE; translated from the exons ATGGTTGAGTTTTTTCGGATGGTAATTACCTGGGAAGTTGGACCGTCGAGCTCTCGGCAGCCATATTTTACAGTAAGAAAGGGGTTCTCCTTCCAGCTCTTCACCGACGAACGGCCTGTTCTCTCACCACAGACCTTCCAGCTCTTCACCGACGAACGCAACTCTCCGAAAAATGACTTAGTTCCGCCGCCGCTACCGTTCGAGCTCTCGGCAGCCATTTTTTACG CTTCAACCCGCTGCTGCCAGATTCTAGTGGTTTTGAGATTTCGAACAATTTTCACATCGAAGATAACATTCACGGTGaaaaatgaatga
- the LOC122050933 gene encoding serine/threonine-protein kinase AFC2-like isoform X2 has protein sequence MGEGAFGQVLECWDHERNEMVAIKIVRSNRKYRKDAMIEIEILQLLGKHDANTSRCVQVRNWFDYRNHICIVFEKLGPSLYDFLRKNSFRSFPIDLVREFARQLLECVAFMHDMRLIHTDLKPENILLVSPEYIKVPDSNVSSNKGSHFKMLPKSSAIKVIDFGSTTYDFIDNNYVVSTRHYRAPEVILGLGWSYPCDIWSIGCILVELCSGKMLFQTHENLEHLAMMERVLEPLPSNMLRLADRDAEKYIRRGHLNWPESATSRESFKAVLKLPRLQTLVMEHTDHSSADFLDLLQGLLRYDPGDRLGAREALAHCFFTRS, from the exons ATGGGTGAAG GGGCCTTTGGACAGGTTCTAGAATGCTGGGATCATGAAAGAAATGAAATGGTAGCCATAAAAATTGTCCGCAGTAACAGAAAGTATAGAAAAGACGCTATGATAGAAATTGAGATTCTGCAGCTGCTTGGAAAGCATGATGCTAATACAAGTCG TTGTGTGCAAGTACGGAACTGGTTTGACTATCGTAACCATATCTGTATT GTGTTTGAGAAGCTTGGCCCAAGTTTATATGATTTTCTACGCAAAAACAGTTTTCGCTCATTTCCAATTGATCTAGTTCGTGAGTTTGCAAGGCAACTATTGGAATGTGTAGCAT TTATGCATGACATGCGTCTTATTCACACTGATCTAAAGCCTGAGAATATACTTCTTGTTTCCCCAGAGTACATCAAAGTACCTGATTCCAAT GTCTCATCCAATAAAGGATCTCACTTCAAGATGTTACCAAAATCAAGTGCGATCAAGGTTATTGATTTTGGAAGTACAACTTATGATTTCATAGACAATAACTATGTGGTCTCTACGAGGCATTATCGGGCTCCAGAAGTTATCTTAG GACTTGGTTGGAGCTATCCTTGTGACATATGGAGCATTGGCTGTATTCTTGTTGAACTTTGCTCA GGAAAGATGCTCTTTCAGACTCATGAGAACTTGGAGCACTTGGCCATGATGGAAAGAGTGCTTGAACCTTTACCGTCAAACATGTTAAGATTAGCTGA CCGAGATGCTGAGAAGTATATTAGGAGAGGCCATTTAAACTGGCCTGAAAGTGCAACATCAAGAGAAAGTTTCAAAGCAGTGTTGAAACTTCCAAGGCTTCAG ACTTTGGTAATGGAGCACACTGATCATTCTTCTGCGGATTTCTTAGATCTGTTGCAAGGTCTTTTGAGATATGACCCTGGAGATAGATTGGGAGCTCGCGAGGCTCTTGCACACTGTTTTTTCACAAGAAGTTGA
- the LOC122050933 gene encoding serine/threonine-protein kinase AFC2-like isoform X1 has protein sequence MEVEIVKEFPHSRIADVRPRKRARSRWDADPLTDAKAQIGILCGQEVNIKSIKSSETTSNDTRPSQYAKDFVRQLSPPWRGDDKDGHYKFELGENLTSRYKIHSKMGEGAFGQVLECWDHERNEMVAIKIVRSNRKYRKDAMIEIEILQLLGKHDANTSRCVQVRNWFDYRNHICIVFEKLGPSLYDFLRKNSFRSFPIDLVREFARQLLECVAFMHDMRLIHTDLKPENILLVSPEYIKVPDSNVSSNKGSHFKMLPKSSAIKVIDFGSTTYDFIDNNYVVSTRHYRAPEVILGLGWSYPCDIWSIGCILVELCSGKMLFQTHENLEHLAMMERVLEPLPSNMLRLADRDAEKYIRRGHLNWPESATSRESFKAVLKLPRLQTLVMEHTDHSSADFLDLLQGLLRYDPGDRLGAREALAHCFFTRS, from the exons ATGGAGGTCGAGATAGTGAAGGAATTTCCCCACTCCCGCATAGCAGATGTCCGTCCTCGGAAGCGTGCTAGGTCACGGTGGGACGCCGACCCGCTAACCGACGCCAAG GCTCAAATCGGTATATTATGTGGGCAAGAAGTTAACATAAAGAGCATCAAGTCTTCTGAGACTACTTCTAATGATACCCGTCCTTCCCAATATGCAAAAGATTTTGTCCGACAGCTTTCCCCTCCTTGGAGAGGAGATGATAAAGATGGGCATTACAAGTTTGAACTCGGAGAAAATTTAACTTCTCGAT ATAAGATCCACAGTAAAATGGGTGAAG GGGCCTTTGGACAGGTTCTAGAATGCTGGGATCATGAAAGAAATGAAATGGTAGCCATAAAAATTGTCCGCAGTAACAGAAAGTATAGAAAAGACGCTATGATAGAAATTGAGATTCTGCAGCTGCTTGGAAAGCATGATGCTAATACAAGTCG TTGTGTGCAAGTACGGAACTGGTTTGACTATCGTAACCATATCTGTATT GTGTTTGAGAAGCTTGGCCCAAGTTTATATGATTTTCTACGCAAAAACAGTTTTCGCTCATTTCCAATTGATCTAGTTCGTGAGTTTGCAAGGCAACTATTGGAATGTGTAGCAT TTATGCATGACATGCGTCTTATTCACACTGATCTAAAGCCTGAGAATATACTTCTTGTTTCCCCAGAGTACATCAAAGTACCTGATTCCAAT GTCTCATCCAATAAAGGATCTCACTTCAAGATGTTACCAAAATCAAGTGCGATCAAGGTTATTGATTTTGGAAGTACAACTTATGATTTCATAGACAATAACTATGTGGTCTCTACGAGGCATTATCGGGCTCCAGAAGTTATCTTAG GACTTGGTTGGAGCTATCCTTGTGACATATGGAGCATTGGCTGTATTCTTGTTGAACTTTGCTCA GGAAAGATGCTCTTTCAGACTCATGAGAACTTGGAGCACTTGGCCATGATGGAAAGAGTGCTTGAACCTTTACCGTCAAACATGTTAAGATTAGCTGA CCGAGATGCTGAGAAGTATATTAGGAGAGGCCATTTAAACTGGCCTGAAAGTGCAACATCAAGAGAAAGTTTCAAAGCAGTGTTGAAACTTCCAAGGCTTCAG ACTTTGGTAATGGAGCACACTGATCATTCTTCTGCGGATTTCTTAGATCTGTTGCAAGGTCTTTTGAGATATGACCCTGGAGATAGATTGGGAGCTCGCGAGGCTCTTGCACACTGTTTTTTCACAAGAAGTTGA